From the genome of Pseudomonas sp. WJP1:
AAACTCTTGGGTTCGTGCAGTGCTTCTGTTTCGGCTTGCTCCGCATAGGCCATCACGTCATCCTCCTGTCGAAGTTTCGGTGCATTCCTGGCTGTTTACGGCTACTTCCCTGGTTGCGCCTTGCTCGCGTCGGCGTCGGCATTGGCTTTGGATTTGATAAAGGCGATAAGTGCGTCCAGGTCCTTGTCGCTCGGTTTCAAGGCCGGCATGACGGCTGCATAGCCCTTGACGATTTTGCCACCGGGATCAAGAACCGATTCTTTCAGATAGCCCTCATCGGCCTTTACGCTCGTACCGTCGGCCAGGGTGACTGTCGAGCCATACAGGCCCTGCCAGGTGGGGCCGACGCCCTTGTTGCCATCGACACTGTGACAGGCCAGGCAGCCGAGCGATTGGGCCAGCTGTTGTCCCTGCGCCAAACGGTCCTCGCCTGGACCCGACGCTTGCGGCGCAACGCCCAGTGATTTGATCAGGGCCACGACAGCAGCCATTTCATCGTCCTTGAGAGTATAGGCCACCATCACCGGCGGGTAGCCCTGCACCAGACGGGCCTGCGGCTTGAGGATCGACTCTTTCAGATAAGCCTCATCGACCAGCGCGCTGGTGCCGTCGGCAAACTGTTCAGTGCGACCGTACAGCCCCTTCCACCCCGGACCGAGACGGGTACTGCCATCCTGGCTATGGCAGGCACTGCAGCCGTATTGCTCGACCAACTGGCGACCCTTTTCCAGCACGCTGTCCTGACCGGGCTTGGCAGCGCTGGCCAATGTTTGCGCAAAGGTCGGCTGGCCGCTCAGCCATTGATCGAAGGCGCCCTGCTCCTCCACGATCATCTGGCCGCGCATGTTGAAATGGCCTACGCCACAAAACTCGGCGCACAGGACTTCATATTTCCCGGTTTTAGTGGGGGTAAACCAAAAATACGAGACCATCCCGGGCACCATGTCCATCTTGCTGCGGATTTGCGGAATATAGAAGTTGTGCAACACATCTTTGGAACGCAGTAAAACTTTTACCGGTTTATTAAGCGGAAGTCTGATTTCATTATTCTTAATAAGTACATCGTCCTGTCCGGCGGGATCCTTGGGATCGACCCCGAGGGGATTGGCGGCATCGACAAACTTGATATCCGACTTGCCCAACTTCCCGTCCTGGCCGGGAAAACGATAGGCCCACTGCCACTGCTGGGCGACCACTTCAAGTTCATAAGCCTCTTTCGGCACCCGGATGAAATCGTTGTAGACCACCAGTCCTGGCGCCAACATGGCGGCGATACCGATCGAGGTCACGACAATCAACCAGAACTCCAGTTTTTTACTTTCTGGCTGGTAGTGCGCTCTGACACCTTCCTTATGCCGATAGCGCATGATGGCGACGGCCATGAACACCGTA
Proteins encoded in this window:
- a CDS encoding cytochrome c oxidase subunit II; protein product: MAIAIILILIVIASVLFHVLAPWHAAPPASNWGSIDTTLFITLIISGIFFIAITVFMAVAIMRYRHKEGVRAHYQPESKKLEFWLIVVTSIGIAAMLAPGLVVYNDFIRVPKEAYELEVVAQQWQWAYRFPGQDGKLGKSDIKFVDAANPLGVDPKDPAGQDDVLIKNNEIRLPLNKPVKVLLRSKDVLHNFYIPQIRSKMDMVPGMVSYFWFTPTKTGKYEVLCAEFCGVGHFNMRGQMIVEEQGAFDQWLSGQPTFAQTLASAAKPGQDSVLEKGRQLVEQYGCSACHSQDGSTRLGPGWKGLYGRTEQFADGTSALVDEAYLKESILKPQARLVQGYPPVMVAYTLKDDEMAAVVALIKSLGVAPQASGPGEDRLAQGQQLAQSLGCLACHSVDGNKGVGPTWQGLYGSTVTLADGTSVKADEGYLKESVLDPGGKIVKGYAAVMPALKPSDKDLDALIAFIKSKANADADASKAQPGK